CGAGACTCGAACTCGCAAGGCAAAGCCACACGCCCCTCAAACGTGCGCGTATACCAATTCCGCCACATCCGCGTGGGGGGAACAGGCAAATCAGCATGAGGGATGACTGCTGACTTACTCACAGTCTTTAACTGTACTCCAAAATCGCGCAATCGTCCAAGCCACGCGCTGCAAATTTGCCACCAATTTCTCGCCAATTTCGCCTATGTTTTTCTCAGGGCTAGAAAATTTTTGCATCCCTCAAGTTTTGCGCCTCTCATTGTTGCGTCCTCTCAAGGGGTGCGCGTCTAAGTTGGGCCCATTTCGTTAGTCGCTGATGCTGTCTCCTTCTTCGCCCGACTCACTCCCAAAGCCGCTGGTTGACCTAGAGCAGCGAATGCGCCCGCTTCTGCCCGCCAGCCTCTATGCCGCGCTGTGGGTCGATCCCACTGCCGACACGCTGATGCAGGTGTTTCAGCACCTACGCACAATGCAGCAGGTGTTGCATGACTACATGCCCCGCCAGGTGTCCGAAGCGCCGCCCCTGCCAGGAGAACTGCGCCATGGCTGGCAGGAGGGGACGCTGCTGTTTACCGATCTGGCGGGCTTTACGCCCCTGCTAGAGGCAAATGCGGATGCGGGGTCGGAGGGCGCGGCGGCGCTGTTGACGCTGATTAACCAATATTTCTCCAGCATGATTGAAATTATCAGCAAGTCGGGGGGCGACCTGCTGGAGTTTACGGGCGATGCCATGCTGGTGCAGTTTTTGCCAGGGCGAGATGGCAGCGATGCGGCGCAGGCGGTGCGGGCGGGCCTGCGAATGCAGCGGGCGATGACCCAATTCACCGCGCTGGACATGCCCCAGGGTCAGTTTTCGCTGGAGATGCGGGTGGGCATTCATTCTGGACGGTTTCTGACGGCGGATATTGGCACGCCAGAGCGAATGGGGCGGGTGCTGCTGGGAAAGACAGTGCAGCAGGCGAAGCGGGCAGAGTCAGCTAGTGCTGTGGGGCGGGTGTGCGTGAGTCGGGAAGTGGGCGATCGCCTCGGTCAAGAATTTCCGCTCCAGCCGCTCGATGCCCAGCACAGCCTGGTGATTGACCAGCTTAGCCCGGAGGAACTAGGAGAATATGACATCACGCTGCCCCGTCGCCGCATGGCTTCATCGATGCTGATGGATCGCAGCATCCCCGGCCTGAGTGAGGAAATTCAAAAGTCGGTAGGTCTGGTAGAGCCACTGGCCAGCTACTTGCCCGCGCCGATTCTGAACCTGCTGGTGGAATGCGCTGCTCAGCGTCAGATTCCGCCGGCCTTCCCAACCCCAACGGTGGTCTTTGTCAACCTGATGGGGCTGCCGGAAGCCGTAGACCTGGCCTCGCCTGATGAAGTGGATCTGCTGGTGCGCCGCTATTCGCAAGCGTTTGCGCTGATCCACGCCAGCGTGCGATCGCGCGGCGGCATTTTGCAAAAGGTGACCTATCATTCCCTCGGTTCCGACATGCTGGTCTACTTCGGAGCGCTGGGCAGCCACCCCGAAGATGCGCTGCGGGCAGCAGACATGGCTCTGGAGGTTCGCCAAATTGTCCACCAGCTTGCACCACCACGGTCTGCGGGTCAGCCTGTGGACATCGCCTGTCGCATCGGCCTCGACCAGGGCCCAGTGTTTGCCGCCGAAATCGGCTCGCCCCGTGCCCGCCGCGAGTTTAATATCCTGGGGGACCCCGTGAACACGGCCGCCCGCCTGATGACCCTTGCCAGCAGTGGACAAATTTTGCTGACGGAATCGGTGTATCGGGCGATCGCCCCCCACTATCCCTGCACGCCCATCGGTGATTTGTTTCTCAAAGGCAAAACCACACCCCAGCCCACCTTTGAGCTTGAATCCCCATAGGACTTCACAGTTGGACGATTTCTCGCGGGCTGCGCTCGCGAGAAATCGTCCAAAATTCAGAAAACTGAGCGCAAGTGCGTAAGCCCTGCCCCGATTTGAGACAGAGACGCACTAAGCTCCAATCCCAGCTTCAGGCTAAAAAAATTGTCCTGACTGAAACAGGGGTTGCTATCATTAAGCCGTTTTTCAGAGCAATTTTTGTAGCGCTCTGAAAAGCATGTTTCAGCGTGGCTTGTGCGGATACAGCACGGTTTTTCAGATGGCTTACCCACACGCCAAACTCCAGTTTCAAAGCTGCCTTAACGCTTTCTCTGAGGGCAAATTATAGGGCGATCGCCTACGGATTCAGTTTTATGTCAAAAAGGATACTAGGTTAGTCAAATTAATCAATTGACATGTTAATTTCATCGCTCCAGATTGGGCAACCTTGCTTTATCACTTTTGTTTCAGACGTTAGATATCAGGAGATATTGGGTTCAACCTTCTAGCAAGGTCATGTCCCGCCTCCCTTTCTCGACCTTCCCAGGAGTTCTCAGAAATGCTCTCAGAAGCATGAAATAGAACTCCGAAAAAACTCCGAAATTCCCAATCTGGCAACGCAGAATCCCTGTCCCCCCTCCGTACTTCCTCCCGCTGTTCAAGTTCGTTAGGAAAACAGTTAATGGCTACTCTGATTGGAACCCCCGGCCCGGACTTTTTGCTTGGCACTCCCGATGCTGATCTCATTTTTGGCGAGGATGGAGATGATTACCTCCTTGGCGCTGCTGGCAACGACCAAATTAACGGTGGCAATGGTAACGACCTGCTCCAGGGCAATGCAGGCAACGATCTGATAGATGGCGGCGCTGGCAACGACACCCTCTCCGGCGGCATCGGCAATGACACTCTCAACGGCGGCGACGGCGACGACCTGATCTATGCTGACAGCGGCCTCAACCGACTAAATGGTGGACAAGGAGCCGATACACTGGTCGCGGGCACTGGCGGGCGAGATGTCATGACCGGTGGCCCCGGCCGCGATGTGTTCGTCCTGGCCAATGGCACAGGCGGTAGCCAACGAAGAAACGCCAACGTCATCACCGATTTCAACCCCAATCAAGACCGCATTGGTCTAGCAGGCGACCTGCGCTTCAATAACCTCAGCATCGTCCAGGGCACAGGCAACAACCGCAACAACGTCATCATTCGCAACCGTCAGACGGGTGAATTTCTGGCGATCGTCCGCAATGTGAACGTCAGCCGCCTCACCCGCACCAACGTAGCCGCCTTCCCGCTGCCCCCCCGCGACACCACGCCGCCCAGCGCTGCCAACCTAGTCATCGCCAATCCCAATATCACTGTTGCGGGAGGAACCACCCAGACCTTCACTATTCAATATGCCGATGCGGTTCAGCTCAATAGCCTCAGCTTCCGCAATGGCAACCTGCTCATCACGGGCCCCAATGGCTTTGTGCAGGGGGCGCAGTTGGTCGGCTTTACTCCCGTCGGCAACGGCACCTCCCGCACCGTGACCTATCAAATCACAGCCCCCGGCGGCACTTGGGATGCCAACGACAACGGCACCTACCAGGTTTCGCTGCAAGCCGGGCAAATCTTCGACACCAGCGGCAACGCAGCCCCTGCGGCGACGCTTGGCAGTTTCAATGTCAGCGTGCCCATTCCCATCGTGCCTGTCAGCGTTGCCGTCTCGCCTGCTAACGTGGTCGAGGACAGCGGCGGCACTCTGGTCTACACCTTCACCCGCACCACCTTCATCCGCAATGCCCTGACTGTCAACTTCACCCTAGGCGGCACCGCCACGCGCGGCACCGACTATAACGTGACGGGAGCCAGCATTACAGGCAGCACGGGCACGATTATCTTTGCCCCCAACGCCAGCACTGCCACGATCCAAGTCACCCCCATTGCAGATAACCTGATCGAGCCAAACGAAACGGTCATCGTAGCGCTGGCCCCTGGTGCTGGCTACAGTCTCGCTTCTGCCAGCAG
The Thermoleptolyngbya sichuanensis A183 DNA segment above includes these coding regions:
- a CDS encoding adenylate/guanylate cyclase domain-containing protein, yielding MLSPSSPDSLPKPLVDLEQRMRPLLPASLYAALWVDPTADTLMQVFQHLRTMQQVLHDYMPRQVSEAPPLPGELRHGWQEGTLLFTDLAGFTPLLEANADAGSEGAAALLTLINQYFSSMIEIISKSGGDLLEFTGDAMLVQFLPGRDGSDAAQAVRAGLRMQRAMTQFTALDMPQGQFSLEMRVGIHSGRFLTADIGTPERMGRVLLGKTVQQAKRAESASAVGRVCVSREVGDRLGQEFPLQPLDAQHSLVIDQLSPEELGEYDITLPRRRMASSMLMDRSIPGLSEEIQKSVGLVEPLASYLPAPILNLLVECAAQRQIPPAFPTPTVVFVNLMGLPEAVDLASPDEVDLLVRRYSQAFALIHASVRSRGGILQKVTYHSLGSDMLVYFGALGSHPEDALRAADMALEVRQIVHQLAPPRSAGQPVDIACRIGLDQGPVFAAEIGSPRARREFNILGDPVNTAARLMTLASSGQILLTESVYRAIAPHYPCTPIGDLFLKGKTTPQPTFELESP